One Citricoccus sp. K5 DNA window includes the following coding sequences:
- a CDS encoding glycosyltransferase has translation MVVDRRPDLTADAVQALLDQDRCPDRIVAVFAGGAGASTETVTGPDAETEAQSGATEADPHTADTEAAGTAGGLRQHLADLVDDAGLAFATFDGAAELAATDGTGWLWWIHDDSRPAPDALQRLMTVVETSPSVTIAGCKQVELGRPRHLLDVGLTVTAAAEPISLVEPGELDQGQYNARTDTFAVSLPGMLIRQDVWTGLGGFDPSGPTTADAVDLCWRNRLAGHRVVVVPEAVIGHGGRDEGLDAGTSALREAALWLRLKHARPWAVPLLWIWGLVTGLGGFAASLLAKEPGRGASHLAGTMRTLVRILPLAAARRQARRTRRASRSIVAPLKASRAEVRTYRRSVLDLESPEEIIGDGTGSTMISSEATGGHDDFAALATPARNWVGTGLVLALLLLGGLSLVGLRDLLAAPALTGGSLLPLSASAAELWHHATGSWAPAGVGAPVQPGPFGLALTVLGVTGQGSLALVWLTILAMPLAAIGAWMAAGAVARSRGVRLLAALLWGLSPALLTAAGEGRPGALLVHLGLPWLALAVIRATGSAALRRPDPEGVTEDTLGALQRPGHRGVISWTASGWTALLLAALGTAAPLLLPFLVVGVLGLAVLMGQRGRALWWTPLPGLALFLPTVLTHWTDLRAVLGDPGVPQAYDPAPLWQQILGFPEAFAADSGLLALPWLDTAGPGGAGYPWALVAALVIGLPVLAAAVVGAFMTGRIGTQARIGLGATVLGLAGAAVAPLIATSVDANGDLVTVFTGPFTSTALLGVLIAAVAGFNGVLGPRRVPGASRLGLRAGIGPARRTAVVVLAVLASCSVALTATLWAVPRTVPGSTLDPAAGEALASRTADGEAEAVLSTLGTGSVIESSPARLLPATAADQGASALATRTVVLERRADELQVSLASGAGPALDRLSAGWTARSLTGPLSSPTAAAPDRADEQLRSLGAQLVSGANADPRPALEDFGAAFVVLRDRDGGELGTAASIDAVPGLAPVGLTDSGWLWRVLPEETGGIPVAGTHDLEDRMGFSTARARIVDGAGETTHLVSRPGTTVETPIPAAEDAAEGGDRRLVLAERADAGWHATLDGEPLGAHTDDGTGWAQAFELPADGGQLRVWHSSPAAAWAWWIPGLLLVLAALLAIPSPTRRTDGRPRAGDAGFGDGAGVGTGERTVEDTVDDTVDDNARTEQR, from the coding sequence GTGGTCGTCGACCGGCGGCCCGACCTGACCGCAGACGCCGTCCAGGCGTTGCTCGACCAGGACCGGTGCCCGGACCGCATCGTCGCAGTCTTCGCGGGAGGAGCCGGTGCCAGTACTGAAACCGTCACTGGCCCTGACGCCGAGACCGAAGCGCAGTCAGGGGCTACGGAGGCTGACCCCCACACCGCTGACACCGAGGCTGCTGGCACCGCCGGAGGACTCCGGCAGCACCTCGCCGACCTCGTGGACGACGCCGGGCTCGCCTTCGCTACGTTCGACGGTGCTGCCGAGCTGGCCGCCACGGATGGCACGGGCTGGCTGTGGTGGATCCACGACGATTCGCGTCCCGCCCCGGACGCGCTCCAGCGTTTGATGACGGTCGTGGAGACCTCGCCCTCCGTGACGATCGCCGGCTGCAAGCAGGTCGAGCTGGGCCGTCCCCGGCACCTGCTGGACGTGGGCCTGACCGTCACCGCCGCCGCCGAGCCCATCAGCCTCGTCGAGCCCGGCGAACTGGATCAGGGCCAGTACAACGCCCGCACGGACACTTTCGCCGTGTCACTCCCCGGCATGCTCATCCGCCAGGATGTGTGGACCGGGCTGGGCGGGTTCGACCCGTCCGGGCCGACCACGGCCGACGCAGTGGATCTGTGCTGGCGCAACCGGCTGGCCGGGCATCGCGTGGTCGTGGTCCCCGAGGCGGTCATCGGCCACGGCGGCCGCGATGAGGGCCTGGACGCCGGTACCTCGGCACTCCGCGAGGCCGCCCTGTGGCTGCGTCTCAAGCACGCCCGGCCGTGGGCGGTGCCCCTGCTGTGGATCTGGGGCCTGGTCACTGGGCTGGGAGGATTCGCCGCCTCGCTGCTGGCCAAGGAACCCGGCCGCGGCGCCTCCCACCTGGCCGGCACCATGCGGACCCTCGTGCGGATCCTGCCCCTGGCCGCTGCCCGCCGCCAAGCCCGCAGGACCCGGCGGGCGTCCCGGTCGATCGTGGCCCCGCTCAAGGCCTCCCGCGCCGAGGTGCGCACCTACCGGCGCAGTGTGCTGGACCTGGAATCGCCGGAGGAAATCATCGGTGACGGCACCGGATCCACGATGATCTCCAGCGAGGCGACCGGCGGTCACGACGATTTCGCGGCCCTGGCCACCCCTGCACGCAACTGGGTGGGCACCGGCCTGGTGCTGGCCCTGCTGCTGCTCGGCGGGCTCTCCCTGGTGGGCCTGCGCGACCTGCTGGCCGCCCCCGCCCTGACCGGCGGTTCGCTGTTGCCGCTGTCCGCCTCGGCCGCCGAACTCTGGCACCACGCCACCGGCAGCTGGGCGCCCGCCGGAGTCGGCGCCCCCGTGCAACCCGGCCCCTTCGGGCTGGCGTTGACGGTCCTCGGTGTCACCGGCCAGGGATCTCTGGCACTGGTGTGGCTGACCATCCTGGCCATGCCCCTGGCGGCCATCGGCGCCTGGATGGCCGCCGGGGCCGTGGCCCGCAGCCGTGGCGTGCGCCTGTTGGCGGCCCTGCTCTGGGGGTTGTCCCCGGCCCTGCTGACCGCCGCCGGCGAGGGCCGTCCGGGAGCCCTCCTGGTACACCTCGGCCTGCCCTGGCTGGCCCTGGCCGTCATCCGCGCCACCGGATCGGCCGCTCTGCGGCGACCTGACCCGGAAGGCGTGACCGAGGACACCCTGGGCGCCCTGCAGCGTCCGGGCCACCGTGGGGTGATCTCCTGGACGGCCTCGGGCTGGACCGCCCTGCTCCTCGCCGCACTGGGGACCGCTGCACCCCTGCTGCTGCCGTTCCTGGTGGTGGGCGTGCTGGGCCTCGCCGTGCTGATGGGCCAGCGCGGGCGTGCCCTGTGGTGGACGCCCCTGCCGGGCCTGGCCCTGTTCCTGCCCACCGTCCTGACACATTGGACGGACCTGCGCGCGGTCCTCGGTGATCCAGGGGTGCCGCAGGCCTACGATCCGGCCCCGCTGTGGCAGCAGATCCTCGGCTTCCCGGAGGCCTTCGCCGCGGACTCCGGCCTGCTGGCCCTGCCGTGGCTGGACACGGCAGGGCCGGGCGGGGCCGGGTACCCCTGGGCCCTGGTCGCTGCGCTCGTCATCGGCCTTCCCGTCCTGGCAGCCGCCGTTGTGGGCGCCTTCATGACCGGGCGGATCGGCACGCAGGCCCGCATCGGCCTGGGGGCCACGGTGCTGGGACTGGCCGGCGCCGCCGTCGCGCCCCTGATTGCCACTTCGGTGGACGCCAACGGTGACCTGGTCACCGTGTTCACCGGCCCCTTCACCTCCACCGCGTTGCTGGGCGTGCTGATCGCCGCCGTGGCCGGCTTCAACGGCGTCCTCGGCCCGCGCCGGGTCCCCGGCGCGTCACGTCTGGGTCTGCGCGCCGGCATCGGCCCCGCGCGGCGGACCGCCGTGGTGGTGCTGGCGGTCCTGGCCAGCTGTTCCGTGGCCCTGACCGCGACGCTCTGGGCGGTCCCGCGCACTGTCCCCGGCTCGACCCTGGACCCCGCCGCCGGCGAAGCCCTGGCCTCCCGCACCGCGGACGGCGAGGCAGAGGCGGTGCTGTCCACGCTGGGCACCGGCAGCGTCATCGAGTCCAGCCCCGCCCGGCTCCTCCCGGCCACCGCTGCCGACCAAGGCGCCAGTGCGCTGGCGACCCGGACCGTGGTCCTGGAACGCCGTGCCGACGAACTGCAGGTCAGCCTTGCCAGTGGTGCCGGCCCCGCACTGGACCGGCTCAGCGCCGGGTGGACCGCACGCTCCCTGACCGGCCCCTTGTCCAGCCCGACGGCGGCCGCCCCGGACCGTGCCGACGAACAGTTGCGCAGCCTGGGCGCTCAGCTGGTCTCCGGTGCCAACGCGGACCCGCGGCCCGCCCTCGAGGACTTCGGAGCCGCCTTCGTGGTGCTGCGGGATCGGGATGGGGGAGAGCTCGGCACTGCCGCCTCCATCGACGCCGTCCCGGGCCTCGCTCCGGTTGGCCTGACCGACTCGGGCTGGTTGTGGCGCGTGCTTCCCGAGGAGACCGGCGGCATCCCCGTGGCCGGAACGCATGACCTCGAGGACCGGATGGGCTTCTCGACGGCCCGCGCCCGGATCGTCGACGGCGCCGGCGAGACCACCCATTTGGTGTCCCGGCCCGGCACCACCGTGGAAACGCCCATTCCGGCCGCCGAGGACGCGGCGGAGGGCGGAGACCGCCGGTTGGTCCTGGCCGAACGGGCCGACGCCGGCTGGCACGCCACGCTCGATGGTGAGCCGCTCGGCGCCCACACCGATGACGGCACCGGCTGGGCCCAAGCCTTTGAACTGCCCGCTGACGGTGGTCAGCTCCGGGTCTGGCACTCCTCCCCGGCTGCGGCCTGGGCCTGGTGGATTCCCGGACTCCTGCTCGTACTCGCCGCCCTGCTGGCCATCCCCTCGCCCACCCGGCGCACGGACGGCCGGCCGCGGGCTGGCGACGCCGGCTTCGGTGACGGAGCCGGTGTCGGCACCGGTGAGCGCACGGTTGAAGACACCGTTGACGACACGGTTGATGACAATGCGCGGACGGAGCAACGATGA
- a CDS encoding DUF5719 family protein yields MSGQDHDQHPDASSPPDESGTPSQDSLQDPPASRGQLKGQRAAAARDLKRQAALEAHQRGVVRRAPMTAGLAGAGVVVLVAAAVTAGTLVPPATPEVDGRAVPAALNAVPVRSVCAGPPRLPAGAEEGTDTQFSPVSTSAVSRVTSVLLSDLAGRFPGTSISTLQSAENGDSGEGAEPVDLTESQPEEVQQGDPATAGADGVPVRESAVDHVQSPGGEAGEATAVTVEPIGGQAMPSDAVSLYSATDGDLAGTDASSCLAPAHEHWLTGMTTTVGSTSILVLSNPSASASTVDLTLYGADGPVEAPGTAGIVLAPGQTRSIVLGGMAPDEEHLAVQVRAQGGAVGATAQQHRLFGITPGGVEIIQPTSNPSQGAVMPGLVVPNRAVTEEIVGQDGYEQAGPALSLAAPASAATAEITVSGPDGTVELPEGGLVDIGAGSTVRFPLDGLDHDVYTVTVSADAPVAASARGLSGQAGEPVDFSSVSAVGSLGLERLVSRPENTTANLVLYSADGGAVEITPVSEDGSLGESRVQELGPESTHALSFADLAGGEGAVPSGALVETVEGQVYAAVDVRGAQGISAYPVVPQQQQVSGVPVRVGY; encoded by the coding sequence ATGAGCGGCCAAGACCACGATCAGCACCCCGACGCCTCCAGCCCCCCGGACGAGTCCGGTACACCGAGCCAGGACTCGCTGCAGGACCCACCCGCCTCGCGGGGGCAGCTCAAGGGCCAGCGGGCCGCAGCCGCCCGTGACCTCAAGCGTCAGGCCGCGCTCGAGGCGCACCAAAGGGGCGTGGTCCGCAGGGCACCCATGACCGCGGGCCTGGCCGGGGCCGGCGTCGTGGTCCTGGTGGCGGCCGCGGTCACCGCCGGGACGCTCGTACCGCCCGCCACGCCGGAGGTGGACGGCCGGGCCGTGCCCGCCGCGCTGAATGCCGTGCCGGTCCGTTCGGTCTGCGCCGGACCGCCGCGACTGCCCGCCGGCGCCGAGGAGGGGACGGACACGCAGTTCAGTCCCGTCTCCACCTCCGCCGTCTCCCGGGTCACCTCGGTGCTGCTCTCCGATCTGGCCGGTCGTTTCCCCGGCACCTCGATCAGCACCCTGCAGTCGGCGGAGAACGGTGACTCCGGCGAGGGTGCCGAACCCGTGGACCTGACCGAGTCCCAGCCTGAAGAGGTCCAGCAGGGGGATCCGGCCACGGCCGGTGCGGATGGTGTCCCGGTCCGGGAGTCCGCCGTGGACCACGTGCAGTCCCCGGGGGGCGAAGCGGGCGAGGCCACGGCGGTCACGGTCGAGCCGATCGGCGGACAGGCGATGCCCTCGGACGCCGTGTCCCTGTACTCCGCCACGGACGGCGACCTCGCCGGCACCGACGCCAGCTCCTGCCTCGCCCCGGCCCACGAGCACTGGCTCACCGGCATGACCACCACGGTGGGCTCGACCTCGATCCTGGTGCTCTCGAACCCCTCGGCGTCAGCCAGCACCGTGGACCTGACCCTCTACGGGGCCGACGGGCCGGTCGAGGCACCGGGCACCGCCGGCATCGTCCTGGCACCCGGACAGACCCGGTCGATCGTGCTGGGCGGCATGGCCCCGGACGAGGAGCACCTGGCCGTCCAGGTCCGTGCCCAGGGGGGTGCGGTCGGTGCCACGGCCCAGCAGCACCGGCTCTTCGGCATCACGCCGGGCGGCGTGGAGATCATCCAGCCGACCTCGAACCCGTCCCAGGGTGCGGTCATGCCCGGGCTCGTGGTGCCGAACAGGGCGGTCACCGAGGAGATCGTCGGCCAGGACGGCTATGAGCAGGCCGGTCCGGCCCTCTCGCTCGCGGCGCCGGCCAGTGCGGCCACGGCCGAGATCACCGTGAGCGGCCCGGACGGCACCGTGGAGCTGCCGGAGGGCGGCCTGGTGGACATCGGCGCCGGTTCCACCGTGCGCTTCCCCCTCGACGGGCTGGACCATGACGTGTACACCGTCACCGTGAGCGCTGATGCGCCCGTGGCGGCCAGCGCCCGGGGCCTGTCCGGCCAGGCCGGCGAACCGGTCGACTTCTCCAGCGTGTCCGCCGTGGGCTCGCTGGGCCTGGAACGGCTGGTGTCCCGGCCCGAGAACACCACCGCGAACCTCGTGCTGTATTCGGCCGATGGCGGGGCCGTGGAGATCACCCCCGTCTCAGAGGACGGCAGCCTGGGGGAGTCCCGGGTGCAGGAACTCGGTCCGGAATCCACCCACGCGCTCTCCTTCGCGGACCTGGCTGGCGGTGAAGGTGCCGTCCCCAGTGGGGCTCTGGTGGAGACCGTGGAGGGTCAGGTGTACGCCGCCGTGGACGTGCGTGGCGCGCAGGGGATCTCCGCGTATCCGGTGGTGCCTCAGCAGCAACAGGTCTCCGGCGTCCCGGTGCGCGTGGGGTACTGA
- a CDS encoding RDD family protein, which produces MSTTVVTGEAVVLQLRPASFVVRAAGALIDAIALVLLFLAVVWVLAQTILEELDPAAAQATVLALVVGMLVGVPLAVETLSRGRSLGKLVFGTRVVRDDGGSIRLRHSLVRVLVGIMELWMTFGSVALIASMLNERGKRLADMVAGSQVVVERQRAVPPPLPGVPESMRPWAEVADVGRLPDALVASVTQFLRNARSVPPAVRHQTAGRLAAQVAPFVAPGPPPGVPMEDFLLAVVAERRNRDFRLLSRQQERADAAAERLHSLPFS; this is translated from the coding sequence ATGAGCACGACGGTGGTCACCGGCGAGGCGGTGGTGCTGCAATTGCGGCCCGCGTCCTTCGTGGTCCGGGCCGCCGGCGCCCTCATAGACGCCATCGCCCTCGTGCTGCTCTTCCTCGCGGTGGTCTGGGTCCTGGCCCAGACGATCCTCGAGGAGCTGGACCCCGCCGCAGCCCAGGCCACGGTGCTGGCCCTCGTCGTCGGCATGCTCGTGGGCGTCCCGCTGGCCGTGGAGACCCTCAGCCGGGGCCGTTCACTGGGCAAGCTCGTCTTCGGCACCCGCGTGGTGCGGGACGACGGCGGCTCCATCCGCCTGCGGCACAGTCTGGTCCGCGTCCTGGTCGGGATCATGGAGTTGTGGATGACGTTCGGTTCCGTGGCGCTGATCGCGTCCATGCTGAACGAACGCGGCAAGCGCCTGGCGGACATGGTCGCCGGCAGCCAGGTGGTCGTCGAGCGCCAGCGCGCCGTCCCTCCGCCGTTGCCCGGCGTTCCCGAGTCGATGCGGCCGTGGGCCGAGGTGGCCGACGTCGGCCGCCTCCCGGACGCCCTGGTCGCCTCCGTGACGCAGTTCCTGCGCAACGCCCGCTCCGTCCCGCCTGCGGTCCGCCACCAGACCGCAGGCCGCCTGGCAGCGCAGGTGGCGCCGTTCGTGGCCCCCGGCCCGCCACCCGGGGTGCCCATGGAGGACTTCCTGCTGGCCGTGGTGGCCGAGCGGCGCAACCGCGACTTCCGGCTGCTGAGCCGTCAGCAGGAGAGGGCGGACGCCGCCGCCGAGCGCCTGCACTCCCTGCCGTTCTCCTGA
- a CDS encoding WhiB family transcriptional regulator — protein MENAQRLDEIHESDANQTGLSGQPLTDGPHPGRSVPADWFLDPADPDAARRLEVGTSLGSLEDQATAFLADHAVDDAEAESPTASDGVATVTALHPGTIAPLETPGEVPGAGSASTAQPSVWLGLPGLADPLDVDGELAWQVDALCAQTDPEAFFPEKGGSTRDAKKVCSACTVRSECLEYALGNDERFGIWGGLSERERRRLRKRSV, from the coding sequence ATGGAGAACGCCCAGCGCCTCGACGAGATCCACGAGTCCGATGCCAACCAGACCGGACTGTCCGGCCAGCCCTTGACCGATGGCCCACACCCGGGCCGCAGCGTACCCGCCGACTGGTTCCTGGACCCGGCTGATCCGGACGCAGCCCGCCGTCTTGAGGTCGGCACCTCCCTGGGATCCCTCGAAGACCAGGCCACCGCCTTCCTGGCGGACCATGCCGTAGACGACGCCGAAGCCGAATCCCCGACGGCTTCCGACGGCGTCGCCACCGTCACCGCCCTGCACCCCGGCACGATTGCCCCCTTGGAGACTCCCGGCGAGGTGCCGGGCGCGGGCTCCGCCAGCACCGCCCAGCCCTCCGTGTGGCTGGGACTGCCCGGACTGGCCGATCCCCTCGACGTGGACGGCGAGCTGGCCTGGCAGGTCGACGCCCTGTGCGCCCAGACGGACCCCGAGGCCTTCTTCCCCGAGAAGGGCGGGTCCACCCGCGACGCCAAGAAGGTCTGCTCCGCCTGCACCGTTCGCAGTGAATGCCTCGAGTATGCCCTCGGCAACGACGAGCGTTTTGGCATCTGGGGCGGGCTGTCCGAGCGTGAGCGGCGCCGCCTGCGGAAACGGTCAGTCTGA
- a CDS encoding metallopeptidase family protein, producing the protein MTSFEPVAVEHGVARGMGQDSGQARAPRTSGSTSGNVSRSPRRDRRGRGLRGPLMPPGLPGARSRNEAFSDYLAAAVSRLAEVCGPAVEQARFRMTMIPEDLENRLELVRAWGTELVDDPTGSTRRDAQGTAVITIHRRPLEARCPAPSLLPDLVYGAVVEQWAELTGVAPEAVDPDFHW; encoded by the coding sequence ATGACTTCCTTCGAACCCGTTGCCGTGGAACACGGCGTGGCACGGGGCATGGGGCAGGATTCGGGCCAAGCCCGCGCACCCCGCACGTCAGGATCCACGTCAGGAAACGTGTCCCGGTCTCCCCGCCGGGACCGCCGTGGACGCGGCCTGCGCGGACCACTGATGCCGCCGGGACTGCCCGGCGCCCGGAGCCGCAACGAGGCCTTCTCCGACTACCTGGCTGCCGCGGTGTCCCGGCTGGCCGAGGTCTGCGGCCCCGCCGTGGAACAGGCCCGCTTCCGCATGACCATGATCCCCGAGGACCTGGAGAACCGCCTGGAGTTGGTGCGGGCCTGGGGCACGGAACTGGTGGACGATCCCACCGGCTCCACGCGCCGCGATGCCCAAGGTACGGCCGTCATCACCATCCACCGGCGCCCACTCGAGGCCCGCTGCCCGGCTCCGTCCCTGCTGCCCGACCTCGTCTACGGGGCGGTCGTGGAGCAGTGGGCCGAGCTGACCGGTGTGGCGCCAGAGGCCGTGGACCCCGACTTCCACTGGTAG
- a CDS encoding DUF3499 domain-containing protein, with protein MRQCSKTSCQSAALATLTYNYADSTVVLGPMSRLAEPHTYDLCEKHARSMTAPKGWELLRIQPPEGAEPPVPEEPDDLLALAHAVREPAVRPASSSPSVGRRGTTPDAGPRPETTGSVNGDAPARPGRPALRLLRDS; from the coding sequence ATGCGACAGTGCTCCAAGACCAGCTGCCAATCTGCGGCTCTGGCAACGCTGACGTACAACTATGCCGATTCCACCGTGGTTCTGGGCCCCATGTCCCGATTGGCCGAACCCCACACCTATGATCTGTGCGAGAAGCACGCCCGCAGCATGACCGCGCCGAAAGGCTGGGAGCTGCTGCGCATCCAGCCGCCGGAGGGTGCCGAACCCCCCGTTCCGGAGGAGCCGGACGACCTGTTGGCCTTGGCCCACGCCGTCCGTGAGCCCGCTGTCCGCCCTGCTTCCTCGAGTCCCTCGGTCGGTCGCCGAGGCACCACTCCCGACGCCGGCCCCCGCCCGGAGACGACCGGTTCCGTCAACGGTGACGCTCCCGCGCGCCCCGGCCGGCCCGCCCTTCGCCTGCTGCGGGATTCCTGA
- a CDS encoding TIGR03089 family protein: protein MVNLGTNLPAGTAGGANGPSGRRLTWFEAIAASPRPAVVDHAAEGDRVELSGRVLANWAAKTANLLDVEGHGPGSTVLLDLPLGWKSLALMLGAARARVEVQFAPGISVTPDESGSVDLVISGTPGTWSEHPAELWAVSQGTLMGTEHPESRDSSDAEVPSHALDYASEVQMQADQCHLPLPGTSLPALIEAWGDLAATGHEDDAGLALPRWSHRERGLVVAAAGGRLDRETARAVVGTWDRGLPVVLVPERDTDLSAASTRLVEAERVGSPVPPSR, encoded by the coding sequence TTGGTCAATCTCGGAACGAATCTACCCGCTGGAACAGCGGGAGGCGCAAACGGTCCGTCCGGCCGGCGTCTGACCTGGTTCGAGGCGATCGCGGCCTCTCCCCGTCCGGCCGTGGTGGACCACGCCGCCGAGGGCGACCGCGTCGAACTCTCCGGCCGGGTCCTGGCCAACTGGGCTGCCAAGACCGCGAATCTGCTGGATGTCGAGGGGCACGGCCCCGGGTCCACGGTCCTCCTGGACTTGCCCTTGGGTTGGAAGTCACTGGCCCTGATGCTCGGTGCCGCACGAGCAAGGGTCGAGGTGCAGTTTGCCCCTGGTATCTCCGTCACCCCGGACGAGTCCGGCTCGGTGGACCTGGTGATTTCCGGCACTCCGGGCACCTGGTCGGAGCATCCCGCCGAACTCTGGGCGGTGTCCCAGGGAACACTCATGGGCACGGAGCACCCGGAATCACGGGATTCATCGGACGCGGAGGTGCCGTCACACGCCCTCGACTATGCCTCCGAGGTGCAGATGCAGGCGGACCAGTGTCACCTGCCCCTGCCGGGGACCAGCCTGCCGGCGCTCATCGAGGCCTGGGGGGATCTGGCTGCCACAGGCCACGAGGACGACGCCGGCCTGGCCCTCCCGCGGTGGTCCCACCGCGAGCGCGGTCTGGTGGTGGCAGCCGCAGGCGGGCGGCTGGACCGCGAGACGGCACGCGCCGTCGTCGGGACCTGGGACCGGGGACTTCCGGTGGTGCTGGTGCCGGAACGGGACACGGACCTCAGCGCGGCCTCGACCCGGCTCGTGGAGGCCGAGCGGGTGGGCTCCCCCGTCCCGCCGTCCCGGTGA
- the ahcY gene encoding adenosylhomocysteinase encodes MTENPAVSAPSPATDPGYANRVTVPGAAFDFAVRDLSLAEAGRHQIRLAEHEMPGLMSLRREFGEAQPLKGARIAGSLHMTVQTAVLIETLVALGAQVRWASCNIFSTQDEAAAAIVVGTGTPDEPNGVPVFAWKNETLTDYWWTASQILLWPGADQDPELGPNMILDDGGDATMLLHKGVEFESAGAVPSPTAEDPEEYQVVLETLRASLATDGQRFTRIAQGVRGVTEETTTGVLRLYQLAETGQLMFPAINVNDSVTKSKFDNKYGIRHSLPDGIMRGTDVLIGGKTAVVCGYGDVGKGAAEAFRGQGARVVVTEVDPINALQAAMDGFQVVRLDEVISSGDIFITTTGGMDIIMAEDMVQMKDKAIVGNVGHFDNELDMAGLARIPGVSKTEIKPQVHEWTFDSGTADERSIIVLSEGRLLNLGNATGHPSFVMSASFTNQVMAQMELFARHGSITGVEYEKQVYVLPKVLDEKVARLHLDALGAHLTELSKSQAEYLGVDVAGPYKADHYRY; translated from the coding sequence ATGACTGAGAACCCTGCCGTCAGCGCTCCAAGCCCTGCCACCGACCCGGGGTACGCCAACCGCGTCACCGTCCCCGGGGCCGCCTTCGACTTCGCCGTCCGGGACCTCTCCCTGGCTGAGGCCGGCCGCCACCAGATCCGCCTGGCCGAGCACGAGATGCCGGGGCTGATGTCCCTGCGCCGCGAGTTCGGCGAGGCCCAGCCCCTCAAGGGTGCCCGGATCGCCGGCTCCCTGCACATGACGGTTCAGACCGCCGTGCTGATCGAGACGTTGGTGGCCCTCGGCGCTCAGGTTCGATGGGCGTCCTGCAACATCTTCTCCACCCAGGACGAGGCGGCCGCCGCCATCGTGGTCGGCACCGGAACTCCGGACGAGCCCAACGGCGTCCCGGTCTTCGCCTGGAAGAACGAGACCCTCACCGACTACTGGTGGACCGCCTCCCAGATCCTCCTCTGGCCCGGGGCTGACCAGGACCCGGAACTGGGCCCGAACATGATCCTCGACGACGGCGGGGACGCCACCATGCTGCTGCACAAGGGCGTCGAGTTCGAATCCGCCGGCGCCGTGCCGAGCCCCACTGCGGAGGACCCCGAGGAGTACCAGGTCGTCCTCGAGACCCTGCGTGCCTCGCTCGCCACGGACGGCCAGCGCTTCACGCGGATCGCCCAGGGCGTCCGCGGGGTCACCGAGGAGACCACCACCGGCGTGCTCCGCCTCTACCAGCTGGCCGAGACGGGTCAGCTGATGTTCCCGGCCATCAACGTGAACGACTCGGTCACCAAGTCGAAGTTCGACAACAAGTACGGCATCCGCCACTCGCTGCCGGACGGGATCATGCGCGGCACCGACGTGCTGATCGGCGGCAAGACGGCAGTCGTCTGCGGCTATGGCGACGTCGGCAAGGGCGCCGCCGAGGCCTTCCGCGGCCAGGGGGCCCGCGTGGTCGTCACCGAGGTGGACCCGATCAACGCCCTGCAGGCCGCCATGGACGGGTTCCAGGTGGTCCGCCTCGACGAGGTGATCTCGTCCGGAGACATCTTCATCACGACCACGGGCGGCATGGACATCATCATGGCCGAGGACATGGTCCAGATGAAGGACAAGGCGATCGTCGGCAACGTCGGCCACTTCGACAACGAACTGGACATGGCCGGCCTGGCCAGGATTCCCGGTGTCAGCAAGACCGAGATCAAGCCACAGGTCCACGAGTGGACGTTCGACTCCGGCACCGCGGACGAGCGCTCGATCATCGTGCTGTCCGAGGGGCGCCTGCTGAACCTGGGCAACGCCACCGGCCACCCGTCCTTCGTGATGAGCGCCTCCTTCACCAACCAGGTGATGGCCCAGATGGAACTCTTCGCCCGCCACGGGTCCATCACCGGCGTGGAGTACGAGAAGCAGGTGTACGTGCTGCCGAAGGTCCTGGACGAGAAGGTCGCCCGCCTCCACCTGGACGCCCTCGGCGCGCACCTGACCGAGCTGAGCAAGAGCCAGGCCGAGTACCTCGGGGTGGACGTGGCCGGCCCGTACAAGGCGGACCACTACCGCTACTGA